Below is a genomic region from Vulgatibacter sp..
GGATGCTCTCCTTCCCGCGGCAGGGGATCACCCTCGCCCTCGATTTCCCCAACCGCGGGGAGCGCACCTTCCGCCTCTTCGAGGAGCTCGACCGGCTCGTCGCCGACGCGGGCGGCGCCCTCTACCCGGCCAAGGACGCCCGGATGCCGCCGGCGATGTTCCAGCGTTCCTTCCCACGGTGGCGGGAGTTCGCCACCTACGTCGATCCGCGGTTCTCGTCTTCCTTCTGGCGCCGCGTCACCCACGAGTTCTGAACCCTATGAAACGAGTCCTGATCCTCGGCGCCACCTCGGCGATCGCAGAGGAGACCGCGCGCCTCTTCGCCTCGAAGGGCGACCGCATCTGCCTGGTCGGCCGCAGGCCCGAGCGCCTCGCGGAGATCGCCGCCGACCTGCGGGTCCGCGGCGCGCCGCAGGTGGAGACGCTGGTCTCCGACCTGAACGAGACCGAGCGCCACGGTGCGCTGATCGACGGCGCTGCGGAGGCCCTCGGCGGCCTCGACACCGCCCTCCTCGCCCACGGCACCCTGGGCGACCAGGCCGCGAGCCAGGCGGACTGGACGGTCGCCGCCAGTGAGATCCACACCAATTTCCTCAGCGCCGCCTCGCTGCTCACCCTGCTCGCCAACCGCTTCGAGGCGCAGCGGCACGGCGCCGTCGCGGTGATCTCCTCGGTGGCCGGCGATCGCGGCAGGCAGAGCAACTACGTCTACGGCGCAGCGAAGGCGGGGCTCACCACCTTCACCGACGGCGTCCGCAACCGCCTCGCGCCCCTCGGCATCACCGTGGTCACGGTGAAGCCCGGCTTCGTCGACACGCCGATGACCGCCCACCTGCCCAAGGGCCCGCTCTTCGTGAAGCCGGACGTGGTGGCCCGCAGCATCCACCGCGCGCTGGCGAAGGGCGGCAACGTGCTCTACACGCCGTGGTTCTGGCGCTTCATCATGGCGATCATCAAGGCCGTGCCCGAGGCGATCTTCAAGAAGCTCAAGCTCTGATCGGGGAGCCGCAGCGCCCCCGCCCTTCGCGGTAGGATGGCGGCATGCGCGAAAAGAACAGGCTCGCATGGCTCTTCGAGCCGGTGCCGATCGCACCGCTCGTCTACCTGCGCATCGCCTTCGGCTACCTGGTGGGCATCGACGCTGCCCGCTACCTGATCCACGGTTTCGCCACGCGCTACTACGTCGAGCCGGCCTTCCTCTTCAAATACTACGGTTTCGAGTGGGTGCATCCCCTGCCCGGCGTGGGGATCTACCTCCACTTCGCCGCGCTGGTCATCCTCGCGGCCTGCGTCGCAGCGGGGTTCCTCTACCGGATCGCCGCACCGCTGCTCTTCCTCGGCTTCACCTGGGTCTTCCTGCTCGACCAGGCGCTCTACCTCAACCACTTCTACCTGATCGCGCTGATCGCCCTGCTCCTCGCCCTCGTCCCGGCGCATCGGGCCCTCTCCGTCGACGCGCGCCTGCGCCCCGCCCTGCGCTCGACCACGGCGCCCGCCTGGACCATTCGCATCCTCCAGGTGCAGCTCGCCGTGGTCTACGTCTACGGCGCCATCGCCAAGCTCAACGCCGACTGGCTCCTCGAGGCGCAGCCGCTCACGATGTGGCTCGCGTGGAGGGCCGATCTCCCCATCCTCGGCCCGGTCCTCGCGCTGCCGGCGACGGCGTGGTTCTTCAGCTGGGCGGGGCTGCTCTTCGATCTGCTCGTGGTGCCCGCGCTC
It encodes:
- a CDS encoding SDR family oxidoreductase, giving the protein MKRVLILGATSAIAEETARLFASKGDRICLVGRRPERLAEIAADLRVRGAPQVETLVSDLNETERHGALIDGAAEALGGLDTALLAHGTLGDQAASQADWTVAASEIHTNFLSAASLLTLLANRFEAQRHGAVAVISSVAGDRGRQSNYVYGAAKAGLTTFTDGVRNRLAPLGITVVTVKPGFVDTPMTAHLPKGPLFVKPDVVARSIHRALAKGGNVLYTPWFWRFIMAIIKAVPEAIFKKLKL